One window of Perca flavescens isolate YP-PL-M2 chromosome 6, PFLA_1.0, whole genome shotgun sequence genomic DNA carries:
- the tcea3 gene encoding transcription elongation factor A protein 3 isoform X1 codes for MTREEDLIRIAKKLDKMVSRNNMEGAMDLLRELKGFNMTLKLLQETRIGMSVNGIRKHCTDEEVIALAKILIKDWKRLLDSEKPSEMKNGLDSSKTAVSPHSSPSETQSSHRRLDVKPKHDSDPDKKHPDKNRKEKHNIEHLNKKRHTDDPSDEKQPEEPQNEKHLQEIRKEEHLEETKKQHVEDAQVELNKKQKHLQDLQSEKHRPEPRKERPLGEPKKMRHMEEVKKEKKTSEPKKHSYTDDMKKDKQREESRHERSIKSPQRERPPTEPQREKPAFHKSIFERKGVMDSSVLYPTRFPSPPRHARPPLSVKRPSVDLKKERKDSKDSSSRHPLPHAPQPASLPARRHSLEVKKERKLTPDPNAPFAPLPLHLHPPPPRKEPPDPNAPLPPLPLHLHPPPPQPKRPSLDGKKESKKESSDYKPLPQKKTSDHMKKDRKDSSDSKVSKKHSDEAKRERKDSSDSKPPLPKSPSLDVKKEKHRKDSCDSKPGQPVKRQSADFKPDRRESIDSKKSSPPPAKKLTVERRESHGSKTSQPGPPQRKPSTDSIERKGKIDTPKTPTTPTSPMSPSFSSAGGPLSPHLATGDSVRDKCIEMLAAALRTNNDFKDFGTNCDSMAAEIEDHIYQETKATDMKYKNRVRSRISNLKDPKNPGLRRNVLAGSIDLSRIASMSAEEMASDELRKLRNVLTQEAIREHQMAKTGGTTTDLLQCGKCRKKNCTYNQVQTRSADEPMTTFVLCNECGNRWKFC; via the exons ATGACGCGGGAGGAAGATCTCATTCGGATTGCAAAAAAATTGGACAAGATGGTGTCTCGAAATAACATG GAGGGCGCCATGGACCTGCTGAGGGAACTGAAAGGTTTCAATATGACACTCAAACTTCTCCAG gAAACGAGGATCGGCATGTCTGTAAACGGTATCAGGAAGCACTGCACAGACGAGGAAGTCATTGCCTTGGCAAAGATCCTCATTAAAGACTGGAAAAGACTTCTGG actctGAGAAACCATCTGAAATGAAGAACGGTTTGGATTCCAGTAAAACAGCCGTGTCTCCACACAGCTCCCCCTCTGAGACACAAAGCAG TCACAGGAGACTTGACGTCAAACCGAAACACGACTCAGATCCTGACAAAAAACACCCCGATAAAAACcggaaagaaaaacataatattGAACACTTaaacaaaaagagacacacGGATGACCCAAGTGATGAAAAGCAACCGGAGGAGCCCCAAAATGAGAAACATCTCCAAGAAATCAGAAAAGAGGAACATTTAGAAGAAACCAAAAAACAACACGTGGAGGACGCCCAAGTGGAATTGAATAAGAAACAGAAGCATTTACAAGACCTGCAGAGTGAGAAACACAGGCCAGAACCGAGAAAAGAAAGACCGTTAGGAGAGCCAAAGAAGATGAGACACATGGAAGAagtcaaaaaggaaaaaaaaacatcggaGCCTAAGAAGCACAGCTACACAGATGACATGAAGAAGGATAAACAGAGAGAAGAAAGCAGACATGAGAGGTCGATAAAATCACCGCAACGAGAGAGACCGCCGACTGAACCCCAGAGAGAGAAACCTGCCTTTCACAAATCAATATTTGAAAG gaaaggAGTGATGGACAGCAGTGTTCTGTATCCCACCCGgttcccctctcctcctcgACATGCTCGGCCTCCTCTCTCGGTCAAACGCCCCTCTGTGGACCTGAAAAAAGAAAG AAAGGACAGTAAAGACTCTTCCTCCCGACATCCTCTTCCTCATGCTCCTCAACCGGCCTCTCTGCCGGCTAGGCGACATTCACTGGAAGTAAAGAAAGAGAG GAAACTTACACCGGACCCAAATGCTCCAtttgctcctcttcctcttcatcttcatcctcctccaccTAG AAAAGAGCCTCCTGACCCCaacgctcctcttcctccacttcCTCTTCACCTGCATCCCCCACCTCCTCAACCGAAGCGTCCCTCACTGGACGGGAAAAAAGAGAG CAAAAAGGAGTCGTCAGACTATAAACCTCTTCCGCAGAAGAAGACGTCAGATCACATGAAGAAAGACAG gAAAGACTCATCGGACAGCAAAGTGTCTAAAAAACACTCTGATGAAGCCAAGAGAGAAAG GAAAGATTCATCTGACTCTAAACCACCACTTCCCAAAAGTCCCAGTTTGGATgtcaaaaaggaaaaacacag GAAGGACTCCTGCGACTCAAAGCCTGGCCAACCTGTTAAACGTCAATCAGCTGACTTCAAACCTGACAG GCGGGAATCCATCGATTCAAAGAAAAGCAGCCCACCCCCAGCAAAGAAGCTCACAGTTGAAAG AAGAGAGTCTCACGGCTCTAAGACTTCTCAGCCTGGACCTCCACAGAGGAAGCCCTCTACTGATAGTATTGAAag GAAGGGCAAAATTGATACCCCTAAAACTCCCACCACCCCGACCAGCCCCATGTCACCCAGCTTCAGTTCTGCCGGGGGTCCGCTATCACCTCACCTCGCTACCGGAGACTCCGTCAGGGACAAGTGCATTGAGATGCTGGCAGCTGCCCTGCGCACAAACA ACGACTTCAAGGATTTTGGAACTAACTGTGACAGCATGGCTGCAGAGATCGAAGATC ATATCTACCAGGAGACAAAGGCTACTGAtatgaaatacaaaaacagaGTCCGCAGTCGCATCAGCAACCTGAAGGACCCGAAGAACCCTGGGCTACGCAGAAACGTCCTCGCAGGAAGCATTGACTTGAGCCGCATCGCAAGCATGTCTGCTGAG GAGATGGCCAGTGACGAGTTGAGAAAGCTGAGGAACGTTCTCACCCAGGAGGCTATCAGGGAGCACCAAATGGCCAAAACTGGTGGCACCACCACCGACCTGCTGCAGTGCGGCAAGTGCAGGAAGAAGAACTGCACCTACAACCAG gtgcAGACACGCAGTGCTGATGAGCCAATGACCACATTTGTACTGTGTAATGAGTGTGGTAACCGATGGAAG TTCTGCTGA
- the tcea3 gene encoding transcription elongation factor A protein 3 isoform X3, translated as MTREEDLIRIAKKLDKMVSRNNMEGAMDLLRELKGFNMTLKLLQETRIGMSVNGIRKHCTDEEVIALAKILIKDWKRLLDSEKPSEMKNGLDSSKTAVSPHSSPSETQSRKDSSDSKVSKKHSDEAKRERKDSSDSKPPLPKSPSLDVKKEKHRKDSCDSKPGQPVKRQSADFKPDRRESIDSKKSSPPPAKKLTVERRESHGSKTSQPGPPQRKPSTDSIERKGKIDTPKTPTTPTSPMSPSFSSAGGPLSPHLATGDSVRDKCIEMLAAALRTNNDFKDFGTNCDSMAAEIEDHIYQETKATDMKYKNRVRSRISNLKDPKNPGLRRNVLAGSIDLSRIASMSAEEMASDELRKLRNVLTQEAIREHQMAKTGGTTTDLLQCGKCRKKNCTYNQVQTRSADEPMTTFVLCNECGNRWKFC; from the exons ATGACGCGGGAGGAAGATCTCATTCGGATTGCAAAAAAATTGGACAAGATGGTGTCTCGAAATAACATG GAGGGCGCCATGGACCTGCTGAGGGAACTGAAAGGTTTCAATATGACACTCAAACTTCTCCAG gAAACGAGGATCGGCATGTCTGTAAACGGTATCAGGAAGCACTGCACAGACGAGGAAGTCATTGCCTTGGCAAAGATCCTCATTAAAGACTGGAAAAGACTTCTGG actctGAGAAACCATCTGAAATGAAGAACGGTTTGGATTCCAGTAAAACAGCCGTGTCTCCACACAGCTCCCCCTCTGAGACACAAAGCAG gAAAGACTCATCGGACAGCAAAGTGTCTAAAAAACACTCTGATGAAGCCAAGAGAGAAAG GAAAGATTCATCTGACTCTAAACCACCACTTCCCAAAAGTCCCAGTTTGGATgtcaaaaaggaaaaacacag GAAGGACTCCTGCGACTCAAAGCCTGGCCAACCTGTTAAACGTCAATCAGCTGACTTCAAACCTGACAG GCGGGAATCCATCGATTCAAAGAAAAGCAGCCCACCCCCAGCAAAGAAGCTCACAGTTGAAAG AAGAGAGTCTCACGGCTCTAAGACTTCTCAGCCTGGACCTCCACAGAGGAAGCCCTCTACTGATAGTATTGAAag GAAGGGCAAAATTGATACCCCTAAAACTCCCACCACCCCGACCAGCCCCATGTCACCCAGCTTCAGTTCTGCCGGGGGTCCGCTATCACCTCACCTCGCTACCGGAGACTCCGTCAGGGACAAGTGCATTGAGATGCTGGCAGCTGCCCTGCGCACAAACA ACGACTTCAAGGATTTTGGAACTAACTGTGACAGCATGGCTGCAGAGATCGAAGATC ATATCTACCAGGAGACAAAGGCTACTGAtatgaaatacaaaaacagaGTCCGCAGTCGCATCAGCAACCTGAAGGACCCGAAGAACCCTGGGCTACGCAGAAACGTCCTCGCAGGAAGCATTGACTTGAGCCGCATCGCAAGCATGTCTGCTGAG GAGATGGCCAGTGACGAGTTGAGAAAGCTGAGGAACGTTCTCACCCAGGAGGCTATCAGGGAGCACCAAATGGCCAAAACTGGTGGCACCACCACCGACCTGCTGCAGTGCGGCAAGTGCAGGAAGAAGAACTGCACCTACAACCAG gtgcAGACACGCAGTGCTGATGAGCCAATGACCACATTTGTACTGTGTAATGAGTGTGGTAACCGATGGAAG TTCTGCTGA
- the tcea3 gene encoding transcription elongation factor A protein 3 isoform X2, with protein sequence MTREEDLIRIAKKLDKMVSRNNMEGAMDLLRELKGFNMTLKLLQETRIGMSVNGIRKHCTDEEVIALAKILIKDWKRLLDSEKPSEMKNGLDSSKTAVSPHSSPSETQSSKKESSDYKPLPQKKTSDHMKKDRKDSSDSKVSKKHSDEAKRERKDSSDSKPPLPKSPSLDVKKEKHRKDSCDSKPGQPVKRQSADFKPDRRESIDSKKSSPPPAKKLTVERRESHGSKTSQPGPPQRKPSTDSIERKGKIDTPKTPTTPTSPMSPSFSSAGGPLSPHLATGDSVRDKCIEMLAAALRTNNDFKDFGTNCDSMAAEIEDHIYQETKATDMKYKNRVRSRISNLKDPKNPGLRRNVLAGSIDLSRIASMSAEEMASDELRKLRNVLTQEAIREHQMAKTGGTTTDLLQCGKCRKKNCTYNQVQTRSADEPMTTFVLCNECGNRWKFC encoded by the exons ATGACGCGGGAGGAAGATCTCATTCGGATTGCAAAAAAATTGGACAAGATGGTGTCTCGAAATAACATG GAGGGCGCCATGGACCTGCTGAGGGAACTGAAAGGTTTCAATATGACACTCAAACTTCTCCAG gAAACGAGGATCGGCATGTCTGTAAACGGTATCAGGAAGCACTGCACAGACGAGGAAGTCATTGCCTTGGCAAAGATCCTCATTAAAGACTGGAAAAGACTTCTGG actctGAGAAACCATCTGAAATGAAGAACGGTTTGGATTCCAGTAAAACAGCCGTGTCTCCACACAGCTCCCCCTCTGAGACACAAAGCAG CAAAAAGGAGTCGTCAGACTATAAACCTCTTCCGCAGAAGAAGACGTCAGATCACATGAAGAAAGACAG gAAAGACTCATCGGACAGCAAAGTGTCTAAAAAACACTCTGATGAAGCCAAGAGAGAAAG GAAAGATTCATCTGACTCTAAACCACCACTTCCCAAAAGTCCCAGTTTGGATgtcaaaaaggaaaaacacag GAAGGACTCCTGCGACTCAAAGCCTGGCCAACCTGTTAAACGTCAATCAGCTGACTTCAAACCTGACAG GCGGGAATCCATCGATTCAAAGAAAAGCAGCCCACCCCCAGCAAAGAAGCTCACAGTTGAAAG AAGAGAGTCTCACGGCTCTAAGACTTCTCAGCCTGGACCTCCACAGAGGAAGCCCTCTACTGATAGTATTGAAag GAAGGGCAAAATTGATACCCCTAAAACTCCCACCACCCCGACCAGCCCCATGTCACCCAGCTTCAGTTCTGCCGGGGGTCCGCTATCACCTCACCTCGCTACCGGAGACTCCGTCAGGGACAAGTGCATTGAGATGCTGGCAGCTGCCCTGCGCACAAACA ACGACTTCAAGGATTTTGGAACTAACTGTGACAGCATGGCTGCAGAGATCGAAGATC ATATCTACCAGGAGACAAAGGCTACTGAtatgaaatacaaaaacagaGTCCGCAGTCGCATCAGCAACCTGAAGGACCCGAAGAACCCTGGGCTACGCAGAAACGTCCTCGCAGGAAGCATTGACTTGAGCCGCATCGCAAGCATGTCTGCTGAG GAGATGGCCAGTGACGAGTTGAGAAAGCTGAGGAACGTTCTCACCCAGGAGGCTATCAGGGAGCACCAAATGGCCAAAACTGGTGGCACCACCACCGACCTGCTGCAGTGCGGCAAGTGCAGGAAGAAGAACTGCACCTACAACCAG gtgcAGACACGCAGTGCTGATGAGCCAATGACCACATTTGTACTGTGTAATGAGTGTGGTAACCGATGGAAG TTCTGCTGA